From Flavobacterium alkalisoli, the proteins below share one genomic window:
- a CDS encoding ribose-phosphate pyrophosphokinase, producing MSYVEPEAKIFSCSNSEYLAEKIAKSYGTELGKITFSQYSDGEFQPSFEESIRGLRVFLVCSTFPSSDNLMELLLMIDAAKRASARHITAVIPYFGWARQDRKDKPRVPIGAKLVAKLLESAGATRIMTMDLHADQIQGFFEKPVDHLFASTIFLPYVKSLNLENLTIASPDMGGSKRAYAYSKFLGSDVVICYKQRKEANVIETMEVIGDVRGRNIILVDDMVDTGGTLTKAADMMMERGALSVRAICTHAILSGNAYEKIENSQLLELIVTDSIPLKKESSKIRVVTCADLFADVMHKVHSNNSISGKFLM from the coding sequence ATGTCATACGTAGAGCCGGAAGCTAAGATATTTTCATGTTCTAACAGTGAATACCTGGCAGAAAAAATCGCTAAAAGTTATGGAACTGAATTAGGAAAAATTACTTTTTCACAATACAGTGACGGTGAGTTTCAGCCATCATTCGAAGAGTCTATAAGAGGACTTCGCGTTTTCCTTGTATGCTCTACATTCCCAAGTTCAGACAACTTAATGGAATTATTGCTAATGATTGATGCTGCAAAAAGAGCTTCTGCAAGACACATTACAGCAGTAATACCTTATTTTGGATGGGCAAGACAGGACAGAAAAGACAAACCAAGGGTTCCCATAGGAGCTAAGCTTGTTGCTAAGCTTCTTGAATCGGCAGGTGCTACAAGAATTATGACCATGGATCTTCATGCAGACCAGATTCAGGGCTTTTTCGAAAAACCGGTAGACCACCTGTTTGCTTCTACAATATTCTTACCATACGTTAAGAGTCTTAACCTTGAAAACCTAACAATTGCGTCTCCGGACATGGGTGGATCTAAAAGGGCTTACGCATACTCTAAATTCTTAGGATCTGACGTAGTTATCTGCTACAAACAGAGAAAAGAGGCTAACGTTATCGAAACTATGGAGGTTATTGGTGATGTTAGAGGACGTAACATTATCCTTGTTGACGACATGGTTGACACAGGAGGTACACTTACAAAAGCTGCCGACATGATGATGGAAAGAGGTGCATTAAGCGTAAGAGCTATATGTACACACGCTATACTATCGGGTAATGCTTATGAGAAAATCGAAAACTCTCAGCTTCTTGAGCTGATTGTTACAGATAGTATTCCGCTTAAAAAAGAGAGCAGCAAAATACGTGTAGTAACATGTGCTGACCTGTTTGCTGATGTAATGCACAAAGTACACAGCAACAACTCTATAAGCGGTAAATTTTTAATGTAA